In the genome of Paenibacillus sp. GP183, the window TTTGCCATCGGGAGATACATGTGGAAACCAATTATTACTTTCATCGAAAGTCATCTGTGTCTGCTCGCTGCCGTCTACATTCATACGCCATACTTGCATAAGACCCGTTCGCACCGAATTGAACCAAATGTGCTTTCCATCCGGCGAGTATTCAGGACCGTCATCAAGACCTGGGATATCAGTCAACTGCGTTTCAACACCGCCTGACAGCGGAATGGTGTAGATGTCATATTGACCGTTTCTCTCAGCACAATAGGCCAACTGACTTCCGTCCGGTGACCATCCATGCAAATAGCTGGGGGCCATAGGTGTGATCAAGGTCGGATTCCCCCCATGAAGCGGAAAAACATAGATGCGGGACAATCCATCCTCGTGAGTGTGATGGCTTATCGCAATATGTGAATTGTCAGGAGACAGCACATGGTCATTGTTGCAATGCGTTGCAAATCCTGAATCGATGACCGTACTTTTTCGATTAGCCATATCGAAGGAATAAATGCGACCCAGACTATTATAAATAAGCTTCTTACCGTCCCTTGTCCAATTCGGCGCCTCAACGAGGTAATCAAATTTGGCCAGAATCGTGCGTTCGCCGGTCGTTACATCCACTGTTTCAAGCGTGCTGATTATGTTGCTATTCATCGTCATTTCTCCTTCAATAAACTTCCTCAACTACTTGTCCATATTATACGATATTCCTGCAGTTCACGCATAAAAAAGCTCGCACTTCAGAAAAAAAATGACAACCGAACTGTTACAGTTCAAATGCCATTTTCAAAAACTTATAAAATTACCGGTTGAGCAAGCTCCCTACATAACGAAGCAGTTCATTCGCGCATACCGGGCAATAGTCGTGCTCATCGATCAAACGTTTGGTGACATCGTTAATTCTTTTTAGCTGCCGCTCATCCGGCGTTTTGGTCGATGTGGTAATTTTAACGATATCCTTCAAGTCCGTGAACAGCTTCTTTTCTATGGCTTCTCTGAGACGGTCGTGGCTGCTGTAGTCAAATCTTTTTCCCTTTCGAGAGTAGGAGGAGATACGGATGAGTATTTCTTCACGGAAGGCTTTTTTGGCATTTTCGGATACACCGATTTGCTCTTCAATGGATCGCATCAAGCGTTCATCCGGATCCATTTCTTCACCAGTCAGAGGGTCCTTGATTTTACCCCAATTGCAAAAAGCTTCAATGTTGTCCAGGTAGTTGTCGAACAGTGTTCTTGCGGACTCCTCGAAGGAGTAGACGAAGGCCTTTTGAATTTCTTTTTTGGCGATTTCATCATATTCCTTGCGGGCCACAGAAATAAAATTCAAATAACGCTCCCGCTCCTCCTTGGTGATCGAAGGATGCTGATCCAGGCCATCCTTGAGAGCCCGCAAAATATCCAAGGCATTCATGCACTGCAGATCCTGCCTTATCAAGGCGCTGGAAATCCGATTAATGATATAGCGCGGATCAATGCCGCTCATGCCTTCCTCGGTGAATTCGTTCTGCATCTCCTTGATATCGGCGTCCTTGAAGCCCTCTACCGTCTCGCCGTCGTACATCCGCATCTTTTTCAGCAAATCCACGCCCTGCTTCTTTGTTTCCTTAAGCCTTGTGAGGATGGAAAAAATCGCTGCCGCCCTAAGGGAATGCGGAGCAATATGGATGTGCGACATGTCGCTTTGCCCGATGAGCTTGAAATAGATTTTCTCTTCATCGGACACCTTCAGATTATAAGGAATCGGCATTACAATCATCCGCGACTGAAGCGCCTCATTTTTCTTATTGGCTATAAAGCTCTTGTACTCAGTTTCATTGGTGTGGGCAATGATTAATTCATCGGCGCTGATGAGTGCG includes:
- a CDS encoding transporter, which encodes MNSNIISTLETVDVTTGERTILAKFDYLVEAPNWTRDGKKLIYNSLGRIYSFDMANRKSTVIDSGFATHCNNDHVLSPDNSHIAISHHTHEDGLSRIYVFPLHGGNPTLITPMAPSYLHGWSPDGSQLAYCAERNGQYDIYTIPLSGGVETQLTDIPGLDDGPEYSPDGKHIWFNSVRTGLMQVWRMNVDGSEQTQMTFDESNNWFPHVSPDGKSVAFLAYRKGDVEPNQHPANKNVEIRLMSSRGGETRTLLKLFGGQGTINVNSWSPDSGKLAFVSYQLKA
- a CDS encoding PrkA family serine protein kinase, encoding MDIFKRISEYRAESDKLAWTGTFKEYIQLLGNNPLPAMTAHARVYEMIKSYGVGEKGNQHQYKFFEQDIFGLDRAIEKLVEEYFHSAARRLDVRKRILLLMGPVSGGKSTIVTLLKRGLERFTWTKEGALYGIKGCPMHEEPLHLIPLELRPEVEQTLGVRIEGNLCPSCQMRLRTEYEGNIENVMVERVLISEDDRIGIGTFSPSDPKSQDIADLTGSIDFSTITEFGSESDPRAYRFDGELNKANRGIMEFQEMLKCDEKFLWNLLSLTQEGNFKAGRFALISADELIIAHTNETEYKSFIANKKNEALQSRMIVMPIPYNLKVSDEEKIYFKLIGQSDMSHIHIAPHSLRAAAIFSILTRLKETKKQGVDLLKKMRMYDGETVEGFKDADIKEMQNEFTEEGMSGIDPRYIINRISSALIRQDLQCMNALDILRALKDGLDQHPSITKEERERYLNFISVARKEYDEIAKKEIQKAFVYSFEESARTLFDNYLDNIEAFCNWGKIKDPLTGEEMDPDERLMRSIEEQIGVSENAKKAFREEILIRISSYSRKGKRFDYSSHDRLREAIEKKLFTDLKDIVKITTSTKTPDERQLKRINDVTKRLIDEHDYCPVCANELLRYVGSLLNR